A window of the Salvelinus alpinus chromosome 3, SLU_Salpinus.1, whole genome shotgun sequence genome harbors these coding sequences:
- the ifnphi4 gene encoding interferon phi 4, translated as MHRPTTSLLICLFLTLCNGFSMGCRWMDDHKFIQHSETLLKLLNIMGEEFTTDSVDVPFPEDLYTQAQDLPTDDTIWFILQTLGKIAELFDGELDSVWDEKKVENFLNVLTNQSDGLQSCVTAQKKNSKNLQMYFKRLNNHVLKRMAYSAHAWELVRKEVRTHLRRLVLLGSATENSI; from the exons ATGCATAGGCCTACGACGTCTTTGCTTATTTGTTTGTTTCTAACCCTGTGCAATGGTTTCTCGATGGGCTGTAGATGGATGGATGATCACAAATTCATACAACACAGTGAGACCTTATTGAAATTACTCAATATTATG GGTGAGGAGTTTACTACAGACAGTGTGGACGTACCTTTCCCAGAGGACCTGTACACACAAGCTCAAGATTTACCA actgatgataCAATTTGGTTCATCCTCCAAACCCTTGGCAAGATTGCTGAGCTGTTTGATGGGGAACTAGACTCCGTCTGGGATGAGAAGAAAGTGGAGAACTTCCTCAATGTTCTCACcaatcagtctgatggccttcagTCATGT GTTACGGCCCAGAAAAAAAATAGCAAGAATCTGCAAATGTACTTCAAGAGGCTGAACAACCATGTCCTTAAAAGAATG GCATACAGTGCTCATGCATGGGAGCTGGTCAGGAAAGAGGTTAGGACACATCTGAGGAGGCTGGTTCTTCTGGGTTCAGCTACAGAAAACAGCATCTAA
- the cd79b gene encoding B-cell antigen receptor complex-associated protein beta chain, giving the protein MRNQTVGTPTDAGVSLHATVKVLFFCIDYFGLVQLVLLQSTVVMLTTMCWLLVGCCGLAFVNLSVALNSIPHVTQKPRFYGVKTNRNVTIFCVVSDRNQSDTVEWYKASEYNTTRKKIEGDRVTVRQKSMLRSMLRNASIELSRVETEDTGLYFCRINNITWGPGTELQVFRPSNAENAERRSKLKDALIFLQALLLTLFALVPLLRHQSLLKKEDAIYEEPEHDHIYEGLEIEHCGGLYEDISAYAQPGPAEAAAAWKQE; this is encoded by the exons ATGCGCAACCAAACAGTGGGCACACCCACTGATGCTGGTGTCTCTCTCCACGCTACAGTCAAGGTGCTATTTTTCTGCATAGATTATTTTGGGCTAGTACAACTTGTGCTTTTACAATCTACAGTAGTAATGTTGACCACCATGTGCTGGCTACTGGTTGGATGTTGTGGGCTCGCCTTTGTGAACCTCTCAG TGGCTTTAAACAGCATCCCACACGTCACCCAGAAGCCTCGTTTCTATGGGGTGAAGACCAATCGCAATGTGACCATATTCTGTGTGGTATCGGACCGAAACCAGTCTGACACGGTGGAATGGTACAAGGCCTCAGAATACAACACCACGAGGAAGAAGATAGAGGGGGACCGTGTCACTGTGAGGCAGAAGAGCATGTTACGGAGCATGTTACGAAACGCCTCGATCGAACTCAGCCGTGTAGAGACGGAGGACACTGGATTGTACTTTTGTCGGATTAACAACATCACCTGGGGGCCAGGGACAGAGCTACAAGTGTTCA gACCCTCTAACGCTGAAAATGCAGAAAGGAGGAGCAAGCTGAAGGATGCTTTGATATTTCTTCAGGCGTTACTCTTAACGCTGTTTGCTCTTGTCCCACTGCTACGCCACCAATCCCTG TTGAAGAAGGAAGATGCAATTTATGAGGAACCTGAACATGATCACATCTAtgag GGCTTGGAGATCGAGCATTGTGGTGGTCTGTATGAGGACATCTCAGCGTATGCTCAGCCTGGGCCAGCAGAGGCTGCTGCAGCTTGGAAGCAGGAGTGA